The following are encoded together in the Anopheles nili chromosome 3, idAnoNiliSN_F5_01, whole genome shotgun sequence genome:
- the LOC128727509 gene encoding uncharacterized protein LOC128727509: MSVHGCLGIFLFGANVLAGLLVTVLASEVGQSPVTGVLQKFPLAVPTSETVFSARFNPGDDGGIGGPAASEGLSEGTPFVAADIINLDRDGAVSFIPRRDVRYQRAVPPEYAGASALPHCETFTMGDPDSKTLYNPGWPGNYPNNSDCVVVLEAPVGFLVRLDFRDHFHIEPSEECKYDFLEIRDGAHGFSTLIGKYCGQTYPPMITSKERFLWLHFHSDENIEYNGFVVVYDYVPRPTSSIYDDENCRMEVSGMEGFVNRSDVPREKQQTVIEHGLSLDCMWVVSVAEGWKIQLSFLKFKLERPNDCDSNFVDVFSERTDLPSRLKNFCGSIADSVVSRSNVLHIRFFAEAAAINSTFSILFTAFREKAAGETCDETEYDCEDATCIAGELRCNGRINCRFRWDEDECQKQASAQSEHVIIIVIVFGLILGGMILLFLFNCSRKIIRDHKIIREHIRQSRESKLNELGRHSTKKLVDLDITKLPPPAFDKDPSINVLEGGSAVNVNNGQYYREMAGIGSIGGGSAGSGGAGNTGGHMFSSRIDIKADPQDILRGSYHEDPMSRSGTLSRDGGGMCDMACQTRESLFQPVFKNKVNQSPNQLQNSIRFSTFGYESQQQQQQQQQQQELQQLPAVTPPPPRVKHHHHHHHHHHAGGGTLEGGKSSKVSRIELEDLSPPGSGAYDDRGDDMQLQHQPLPHPSQHGHSHSHTHSHQHPHTHQKHERNLVDASGRSGGGSGSGGSDIRKSAPDVIIMTSSH, translated from the exons ATGAGTGTCCATGGCTGTCTGGGGATTTTCCTGTTCGGTGCCAACGTGTTAGCAG GTCTCCTGGTGACGGTCCTTGCAAGCGAAGTGGGACAAAGCCCGGTCACGGGTGTTCTCCAGAAGTTCCCGTTGGCAGTACCAACCTCCGAGACGGTGTTTTCAGCACGTTTCAACCCAGGTGACGATGGTGGCATTGGAGGTCCTGCAGCTTCGGAGGGTCTGTCCGAAGGAACCCCGTTTGTGGCCGCTGACATCATTAACCTTGACCGGGACGGTGCGGTTAGCTTCATACCTCGCCGGGACGTGCGATACCAACGAGCCGTTCCACCGGAGTACGCTGGAGCATCGGCTTTGCCACACTGCGAAACCTTTACAATGGGCGATCCGGACTCTAAAACGCTCTACAACCCGGGCTGGCCGGGAAATTACCCCAACAACAGTGACtgtgtggtggtgttggaagCTCCCGTTGGATTTCTGGTGCGACTTGACTTCCGGGATCACTTCCACATCGAACCGTCGGAGGAGTGCAAGTACGATTTCCTCGAG ATTCGCGACGGAGCGCACGGATTCTCGACGCTCATCGGGAAGTACTGTGGCCAAACCTATCCACCCATGATCACGTCCAAGGAACGCTTCCTGTGGCTGCACTTCCACTCGGACGAGAACATCGAGTACAACGGGTTCGTCGTGGTGTACGATTACGTGCCGCGGCCTACTTCGT CCATCTACGATGACGAGAACTGCCGCATGGAGGTGTCCGGAATGGAAGGATTCGTTAATCGGTCGGATGTACCGCGCGAGAAGCAACAAACCGTGATCGAGCATGGCCTTTCGCTTGACTGCATGTGGGTGGTGTCCGTGGCCGAGGGCTGGAAG atCCAGCTGTCGTTCCTCAAGTTCAAGCTGGAGCGACCAAACGATTGCGATAGCAACTTCGTGGATGTGTTCTCCGAACGGACGGATCTACCGTCGAG ACTGAAAAACTTCTGCGGTTCCATCGCCGATTCGGTTGTGTCGCGCTCGAATGTCCTGCACATCCGGTTCTTCGCCGAAGCGGCTGCCATCAACTCTACCTTTTCGATCCTGTTCACGGCGTTTCGGGAGAAAGCGGCCGGCGAGA CTTGCGATGAAACCGAGTACGATTGTGAGGATGCCACGTGCATTGCGGGCGAGCTGCGATGTAACGGACGTATCAACTGTCGCTTCCGGTGGGACGAGGACGAATGTCAG AAACAAGCGAGCGCTCAATCCGAGcacgtcatcatcatcgtgatcGTGTTTGGGCTCATCCTCGGAGGAATGATCCTGCTGTTCCTGTTTAACTGCAGCCGCAAGATCATTCGCGATCACAAGATCATCCGTGAGCACATTCGGCAGTCGCGTGAGAGCAAACTGAACGAACTTGGCCGGCACTCGACCAAGAAGCTGGTTGATCTGGACATCACCAAGCTGCCACCACCCGCCTTTGATAAGGATCCTTCGATCAACGTGCTCGAAGGTGGCAGTGCAGTGAACGTTAACAACGGCCAGTACTATCGAGAGATGGCGGGTATTGGAAGCATTGGAGGTGGTAGTGCGGGTAGTGGTGGAGCTGGCAACACTGGCGGGCATATGTTTAGCAGTCGAATCGACATCAAGGCCGATCCGCAGGACATCCTGAGAGGAAGTTACCACGAGGATCCAATGTCTCGGTCCGGCACGCTCAGCCGAGACGGTGGAGGCATGTGTGATATGGCGTGTCAGACGAG AGAATCGCTGTTCCAGCCGGTGTTTAAGAATAAAGTCAATCAATCGCCAAACCAGCTGCAAAACAGCATCCGTTTCTCGACGTTCGGTTACgaaagccagcagcagcagcaacaacagcagcaacagcaggaatTGCAGCAACTTCCAGCGGTAACACCGCCTCCACCGAGGGTGaaacatcaccatcatcatcatcaccatcatcacgccGGTGGTGGTACGCTTGAGGGTGGTAAAAGCTCAAAAGTAAGCCGAATCGAGTTGGAGGACCTCTCGCCACCGGGATCGGGTGCGTACGATGATCGCGGGGATGAcatgcagctgcagcaccaACCCTTGCCGCATCCTTCCCAACATGGCCACTCGCACAgccacacgcactcacaccaGCACCCGCACACGCACCAGAAGCACGAGCGCAATCTGGTAGATGCGAGCGGTCGGTCTGGTGGTGGAAGTGGTTCCGGTGGTAGCGACATCCGGAAGTCAGCACCGGACGTCATCATTATGACGTCCTCCCATTGA